aCCCCTGAAATCTCAGGTCCTACTCTGGATCACGCACGCAACTTTAAAACTGCAAGTGACTGACGTAACGCCTTGGTGCAAAAGGCGCTTGCCTTTTAAAACTTAAGTCAAAAGCTTCATCTCAACAAAATGTTGGAGAAACCTTTTCTTTCGGTTATTACCTCATAATTCAATGAACATATGTACTGCATAAATTTTCTTACTAATGTGGCCAAATCTTACATCGGAGGTGATTTAATTGTATGATCTCTTTTTAATGAAAGAAATATAGTATATAGAATTCAAGGATCCAATAAGTATAACTCTCTTATTATTAATTTGAGAAACTAACTCAAAATTCAAGTTTTAATCCCTATACTCTATCAAGGTATGTCACACAAACAACATCTACTTATATAGAGCTTGTGTTTATCCTAATCCTATTAGATAACATAACTTTAGATAACTCCTAAGAATATTATGTATCTATCTCCATAACTCGGTAGGATTAGGATAATGCATTGCACCTTaagcttcttttcttttcaagcTTACTCCAACAGTCTCCCTCTTAAGCTTGAAACCTTCTTTTGTCACTTCTTGCATCCCAATCAAATCCCTCATTTTTCTGAACTTGATTCTGCCTAGAACTTTAGTTAGGATGTCCGTTTTCTGTTGATCGCATGAGACATGTTCCACCATGATCTGTCCCCTTTCAACACACTCACGTATAAAGTGATAACGTGAGTGTATGTGTTTGCTCCTTCCATGAAAGACAGGGTTCCTGGTGAGTGATATAGCCGACTGATTGTCTATCCTGATCAGTACCTTCTGCATTGGTTCCTCGGTGATCTCACTTAGCAATTCCTGTAACCATATAGCTTGTATAGCAGCCTCCGTGCCTACCATGAACTCCGCTTCACAGCTTGAGAGTGCAACGGTTTCTTGTTTGGCAAAGCACCACGTGATCAAGCTCTCTCCAAGGTTGAATATATGTCCTGCAGTGCTTCTTCCATCATCAGGATCAACATTATGGCTACTATCACTATAGCCAATAAGTCTAGGAACCTTTGGTGTTGATCGAGTAAAGAAAAGTCCGAGTGATGTAGTCCCTTGTAGATACCTGAGAGCATGTTTCATAGCTGCTCCATGTGACGCCTTAGGGCTCTACATATATCAACTCAAGACTCCCACAATATATGACAGATCCAGCCTAGTATGAAGTAGATATCTTAGGCATCCAACGTTTCTCCGGTAACTCGTTGCATCTATATTTTTCAAGCTTCAAACCGTGTTCCATGGGTATATGTGACATGTTGCAGTTCTTCATACCACTTTCTTCCAAGATTCTCAATGCATATCTCCTTTGATTCAGAGTTATATGACCTTCTTCTTGACATACTTCAATCCCAAGGTAGTAGTTCAACTTTCCTAGATCACTCATATCAAACTTGGACGCCATCTCTGTTTTGAAATCGTCAATGATCTTTGAGCTTGCTCAAGTGATGAACAAGTCATTGACATACACAACCACAACAAGTATGCTTGCATTAACCGTTTTCCTATACACAGAGGACTCCTTGGAACACTTTGTAAATTCTAACTCGAGCAAGATCCCATTGAGTTTGTTGGTCCACGTCCTAGGAGCATGTTTCAATCCGTACATCGCTTTGTGGAGTTTGTACACTCTCTTCTCACTTCTTTTCACTTCAAAACCCTCTGGTTGAGTTACATAAACTGTCTCTTTCAAATCTCCATGTAGAAACGCTGTTTTGACGTCTAGATAATGGACCTCACATCCTCTAGTGGCTGCAATACTTACCAGTAGCCTAATTGTCTCAAGTCGGGCCACAGGAGCAAATACTTCCTCGTAGTCTATTCCATACTGATGCACATATCCCTTAGCCACTAGACGCGACTTGTACTTCTTGATGGTTCCATCTGAGTTGAACTTTATCTTAAACAGCCATCTGAGTCCTATTGGCTTCACACCGTCTGGAAGATCAACTAGACTCCACACTTTATTATTCTCAATAGACTGCAGTTCATCCTTGCAAGCCTCTATCCATTCCTTCAACTGTCTTACCTCTTCGAAGTTTCTTGGCTCTTCGTTAAGGCACAACAGTAGCATCTCTCCTTCTTCGTCTGCGAGTAAGACATAATCCTCAAGATACTTTGGTCTTGATGTTTGTCTTTCACTTCGTCTTGGAAGCGACCTTGTTTCGTGATCactttcctcctcttcttcaatGTGTACTGTGTTTGTATCCATAGTCTCAGCTTCATCTAGTTGATTTTCATCCTCTTTGTTGCTGCTGCCTTGTTATAGTGCTTGCCCGCGGACTTGATCTGCTGTCTTTACTAGCCCATGGTTTCCAAACTCTCCTAGTAATACGTTGAAACCATCATAGTTTCTTAGCTCTCCATCAATCCTCTTCCAGTTCCATCCTTTGGTTTCATCAAACACTACATCACGACTTACTAttattctcttcttctccgGATCAAGTAATCTGTACGCCTTAAAACCAGGTTATGTTCCAAGATGAACAAGCATCCGCGACCGGTCATCCAGCTTCCTTAGGTGCGGTTTTTCAATTTTAGCGTAGCAGATGCATCCAAATATGCATAGGTGGCTTATGTTTGGTCGCTTTCCTCGCAGTACCTCATATGGAGTTTGGCTCTGAAGAGATCTTGCCGCTATACGGTTTATCAAATACGCCGCATGCCTCACGGACTCACCCCACAAGTAATTAGGCATGTGCATGTGCTTCAAGATTCTCCTAGCCATCTCCATTAGTGTCCGGTTTCTTCTTTCCACtactccattctgctgtggagtgtaCGGAACCGTGAGATGCCTCTTGATGCCCTTATCTTCGCAGTACGAGTTGAACTCGTGAGAGATGAACTCTCCACCTTGATCAGTTCTGAACGTATTTATGCTTTCTCCAGTTTCTTGTTCCATTACTCCTCTCATCTTTTTTAACTTTCCAAAAGCTTCGCTTTTCTCCTTAAGTAAGCTTATCCACATGTATCTTGTGTGATCATCAATGACCACAAAGACATATATATTTCCTCCCATCGTGCTTGGCGTTATAGGACTGCAGAGGTCACCGTGTATCAACTCCAAAGGTCTGGTTGCTCTGTATGTCGTTGCCTGCAGAAACACCTTTCTTGCTTGTTTCCCAAGCAAACACGATGAGCATACATCTTTTATAACATTGACATTAGAGACTCCGCTGACCAGTTCCTTTTGTATCATGATCCTCATGGTTGCAGTATTGACATGCCCAAGCCTAGCGTGCCATCTGTTTGACTCACTTATCTCGCTCAAGTGAAGTTGTGATGAATCTTTGATCCCCATTCGTACCTTATATAGTTGATTCTTCGACCTGTTTGCCCTCACAAGGAGTCTCCTGTGTTGATCATCCATAGTTAGATGTTCTCCTCTCAACTGTATATCACAACCCCACTCTGTTGCTTGACCTAGGCTAATGATATTGCTTTTTAGCTCAGGTATGTAGTACACATCGTTCATCTTTCTTGCTTCTTCCTTCATGTCTACAAACGAAATAGTGCCTTTTCCTGTGATGTCAATTCGTGAATCGTCACCAAATCTCACTTTTCCAGTGATTGTCTTGTCCATCATTGAAAAATATCTCCCATCACCAGTCATATGGTTACTAGCTCCATTATCCAAGTACCAGATGTCCTCTGAATCACCGTTTGTTTCATACTTTTCAGGCAAGCAATTCTTCTCATTGAGATAGACAACTGTGTGCATCATTAGCTCGTATGCATCATGTGTGTCACTATTGTCATTCTCCAGTGTTTCTTGCAGCTTGAGAAGGCGGTCTGGACAATCTGAGGCGTAATGTCCGATCTTGTCACACCTGTAACACATCACCCTTGATGTATATCTGCCTCCATTGTATCTTCCTCTGCCTCATCCTCTGTAATAAGATCTTTCTCCTCTGCCGCGGCCTCTCTACTCTCTGTTGTACTCACGTTGGTCTTTGTTGTACTCACCAGATGGATGTGTGACTTGAGTTTCACGCGAGTCATCGTTTGAGTACATTAGCTTTGGTTGATCATCTGATTGTTCCTCATCCTCATGTATCCTCTCTTCATAAGCCTTCGTGCGACCCATGATATCTTCAAAGCTAGTATTATTTAGGTCTAATACTTGCTCTAATGATGCCACTATATGAATATACTTCCTCCGTGGGAGACCACTCAAGAGTTTCTTTACCAACTTTGGTTCTTCAATGTTAACACCTAGGGCTGCAGACTTTGATGCAATTTCAGCCAGTTTGCCTCCAAAATCATCTACTGACTCTGTATCCTTCATCTTGAGGCGATCAAAATCACTCATCAATGTTTGCAACCTTGCTTCTTTGACTCTCTCAGCTCCGATGTGTCTGGTTTTAATTGCCTCCCATACCTTCTTTGCAGTATTAAGTTCGCCGACTTGGAGTATCAATGCCTCTGGTATTGATTGAAGTAATAGCGCCATCGCCATGTCATTCTTCTCTCCTTCAGTTGCTTCATCTTCAATAGCTTCCCAAACTTTGTGCACCTTAAGAGCTATCTTCATCCTTATTGCCCATACTGTGTAGTTTATTGAGTTAAGCATTGGCCACTTTATAGAAGAAGATCCTCCTCCTTCCTTCGGATTTAATTTCGTCGACATGACGATATCACTACTCATCTCTTCTGAACctcaagctctgataccaaatatagaattCAAGGATCCAATAAGTATAACTCTCTTATTATTAACTTGAGAAACTAACTCAAAACTCAAGCTTTAATCCCTAAACTCTACCAAAGTAGCTTGTGTTTATCCTAATCCTATTAGATAACATAACTTTGGATAACTCCTAagaatattatgtatttatctCCATAACTCGGTAGGATTAGAATAATGCCTTGCACCTTAAGCTTCTTTCCTTTTCAAGCTTACTCCAACATAGTAAACGTTGCAACAAATAGCTAATCCATGAGGAAAGAGCAGGTTAAACCTGAACAATTATGTAACCAATCAAACCTTTCTCTTTTGACTATTACCTCATAATTCAATGAACATGTTCAGGTTAATCCTGAACAATTATGTAACCAATCCATGAGGAAAGGGCAGGTTAAACCTGAACAATTATGTAACCAATCAAACCCCGAATATAACTATGAGAAAATTGGATGAGATTAGTTTCTTGTTTTCACCCTGATTTAGGTATACATCATCACACGTTGCCGtgcgcacacacacacacaagtaaTAGGATTGTGTATTTCACACTAAGATTATTGACACGCATACAACCTTGAACATATACATTTCTTTGACGAGACATGTCACAAATATAATCTATAGACATCAAGTGATATGAAACAATtacgaacaaaaaaaacaaatgaagtGAATGGATCTGATTTTAGTATATAGCTACTCCTGTACAAAAGCTTCATGGCTATCAATCTCTGCGTTGGTGAGCGTGAGCGTACGCTGAAGCTTCCGAGGAGAGAAAACCTCAACCTCTACAACAAATGTTGCTGTGACCGGCCGGTGATCAGAGAGTTTAATCTCACTTCTTCTGTAACTCATAAGCTTCATTCCTTTCCCATACCATATAATGCGATCACACCTGAACaaacatttagttttaaaatatacatatcataTTTAAAAGGTCTGTAACGAGTATGTGAGAGCATCATACCAGGCTGGTGTTCGTTTCCCTGACTTGGGATCTTTTCCTCTGTAAATTTCTGAATCGATTGCGTATTTGTAAGTTGGTGGGAAATCTAGATTTCCTTCTGACCATCCCTCGAATACACGCCCTTGTCTCATTTCTCTTGCAAGCTACCAAATATTGATATGATAAGAGTTTGACAATATGATCTTGATCAAAGGCAATTTGATTATCCATGTTTAGTGAAAATGTACCTGGTCCTTCTCAGCTAACTTCTTCCAATCTTTTCTTGCAATAAGCTCATGTGTCTTCTTATACGATAAGTTAATCCGATAATTCAAATCCCCTAGCCAGATTATTCTTCTGTAGAACATTTAACATTGTTCTTGTTAAAGTTAATatcaataatatttatttcttgaatgtGAAATCAAGAAAAAACATACTCATGATCACGGATGCTTCTTGGAACTCTTGTTGCATTAAGAGAATGAGGATGAAACTGGGTTCTTCTATGAATATCGCTTACATCAGCGTTTCTTTTTCTATGATCTCCATCTTTTTCCCCTGACGCTAGATGCGTGCAGACAAAACAAAACGGTGTCTGATACACTGACATGCTCACGGAGACAGCTCCCTGTAAAAGTCATAATCACTTTGTCACAATCCGCAAATGCATTCCCAAAATCAAGTTTTAGTAATAGAAGTAATGAAGAAGACCTTGTTACCAATGTAACCCATAACGCCAACACCAACAGTAGACACACTGAGATTACGTATGTGTTTCCTCAAGCTCCTCCGAACCCATACGGTTAAAAAAACTCCAACCATCTGTTTGCTCACGATCCGTACATACGACGGTTTCCTCACATTCATGAGAGGCTTGAAGTCTATATCAGTTAGCAGAGGCGTCTTCTTCCCTGATGTTGCGGTTGCTTTGAAAGAGTTGTAATTCTTAAACGGCTTCAATGAAGACTTGTAGGAACAACGCCTTTCCCTGACATGTTGGTTTAACAATCTCAACGGAGGTTCGGGCCAGCTCAGCCCAACTCTCTCTGAGTAACTAAACCACCGGTTTAAACTCTTGGCACGTTTGGAACCAGTGTCATCAAGCTGCACTGACAATAACCTGTCCAGCGTCTTTGGCGATGAGAATTGCCTCTGGAGATACTCTTGTCTCGGCAAGCATGATCTCTTATCGTAATTAGTGTTTACAATACCGTCCTCGATTTCGAAATCTTCATCGACCGGATGAATAACGTTGCAAGTAAACATATCTTTTACAACATCAGAGATCTCCTCTTCGAATTGTTTAAACTTGGACGGAGAAGGAGGATCGCTGTAACTTATGATCTTTAACCTGCTCGGTCTTATCCTGTTTAAAGCGTCACGTATGGTATCCTCCCATTTAGAAACAGGCTTGTCATCTTCAACACCAAAAATGTTTCCAGCATTCAGTGGAACAATTTCCTGAAGactgagaagaaaaaaaatgtaaaatcaagaaaacaatGAAGTAAAGTTTGTTTATAATAAGACAGGAACATAACCAACAGAGCTGTTGGTATAATGGTAAAGTTGTGTCTTGTAGACACTCTGCCACTCAGGTTTAACCCTCGCAGACTATTTACAATGCTTGGTTCCCAGTGaaatcacattttttttaactaacaaaaaaaaaaggaacatacCCAAGAACATATATGTCTGCAGGTTCAATGGTATCTACCCAACCATCAATATCCAAGTCCTTTGGTGGAACTCTTCCACCAACATTCCAAGTCCCAACACAGATTCTAGCTACATCAAAAACATACATTAAAGTTAAGACACAGCACAAGAAAGTAGCAGAGAGACATCTCAaacatag
The window above is part of the Brassica napus cultivar Da-Ae chromosome C3, Da-Ae, whole genome shotgun sequence genome. Proteins encoded here:
- the LOC106423571 gene encoding type I inositol polyphosphate 5-phosphatase 1-like, with the translated sequence MSPGRSQFRRTERSWATLCCSPVSSSCLQLYPARLLLRKWFNIPNTESDLAPESDDEDQEDNDCADDSESEGIEEEGLLDSDDAQPELRRRNSETFRNQYMDTKSVRICVGTWNVGGRVPPKDLDIDGWVDTIEPADIYVLGLQEIVPLNAGNIFGVEDDKPVSKWEDTIRDALNRIRPSRLKIISYSDPPSPSKFKQFEEEISDVVKDMFTCNVIHPVDEDFEIEDGIVNTNYDKRSCLPRQEYLQRQFSSPKTLDRLLSVQLDDTGSKRAKSLNRWFSYSERVGLSWPEPPLRLLNQHVRERRCSYKSSLKPFKNYNSFKATATSGKKTPLLTDIDFKPLMNVRKPSYVRIVSKQMVGVFLTVWVRRSLRKHIRNLSVSTVGVGVMGYIGNKGAVSVSMSVYQTPFCFVCTHLASGEKDGDHRKRNADVSDIHRRTQFHPHSLNATRVPRSIRDHERIIWLGDLNYRINLSYKKTHELIARKDWKKLAEKDQLAREMRQGRVFEGWSEGNLDFPPTYKYAIDSEIYRGKDPKSGKRTPAWCDRIIWYGKGMKLMSYRRSEIKLSDHRPVTATFVVEVEVFSPRKLQRTLTLTNAEIDSHEAFVQE